A region of Streptomyces cinnamoneus DNA encodes the following proteins:
- a CDS encoding CDP-alcohol phosphatidyltransferase family protein — protein sequence MEVQETRVQTDRVLTIPNILSMARLVGVPLFLWLILQKHDGWALVVLALSGISDYLDGKLARRWNQISNLGRLLDPAADRLYILSTLFGLTWREILPLWMTAALLAREAMLLVMVWILRRHGYPPPQVNFLGKAATFNLMYAFPLLLLSDGSGWLSSLAAIFGWAFAGWGTTLYWWAGILYVVQVRRLVRADATAD from the coding sequence GTGGAGGTCCAGGAGACGCGCGTCCAGACCGACCGTGTGCTCACCATCCCGAACATCCTCAGCATGGCGCGCCTGGTCGGAGTGCCACTCTTCCTGTGGCTGATTCTCCAGAAGCACGACGGATGGGCCCTGGTCGTACTGGCCCTCAGCGGCATCAGTGACTACCTCGACGGAAAGCTCGCCCGGCGCTGGAACCAGATCAGCAACCTCGGCCGGCTGCTCGACCCGGCCGCCGACCGGCTCTACATCCTCTCCACCCTCTTCGGACTGACGTGGCGTGAGATCCTCCCGCTCTGGATGACCGCCGCCCTGCTCGCCCGCGAGGCGATGTTGCTGGTGATGGTGTGGATCCTGAGGCGCCACGGCTATCCGCCGCCGCAGGTGAACTTCCTGGGCAAGGCCGCGACGTTCAACCTGATGTATGCCTTCCCGTTGCTGCTTCTCAGTGACGGATCAGGCTGGTTGTCCTCACTCGCCGCGATTTTCGGATGGGCGTTCGCCGGATGGGGTACAACCCTGTATTGGTGGGCAGGGATCCTCTATGTGGTGCAGGTCCGCCGACTGGTCAGGGCGGACGCCACGGCCGACTGA
- a CDS encoding mannose-1-phosphate guanyltransferase, with translation MKAVVMAGGEGTRLRPMTSSMPKPLLPVANRPIMEHVLRLLKRHGLTETVVTVQFLASLVKNYFGDGEELGMELTYANEEKPLGTAGSVKNAEEALKDDAFLVISGDALTDFDLTDLIRFHKEKGALVTVCLTRVPNPLEFGITIVDEGGKVERFLEKPTWGQVFSDTVNTGIYVMEPEVFDYVQPDVPVDWSGDVFPQLMKEGKPIFGYVAEGYWEDVGTHESYVKAQADVLEGKVDVDLDGFEISPGVWVAEGAEVHPDAVLRGPLYIGDYAKVEAGAEIREHTVVGSNVVVKTGAFLHKAVVHDNVYVGQQSNLRGCVVGKNTDIMRAARIEDGAVIGDECLVGEESIIQGNVRVYPFKTIEAGAFVNTSVIWESRSQAHLFGARGVSGILNVEITPELAVRLAGAYATTLKKGATVTTARDHSRGARALKRAVISALQASAIDVRDLENVPLPVARQQTARGSAGGIMIRTTPGVPDSVDIMFLDERGADLSQAGQRKLDRVYARQEYRRAFPGEIGDLSFPSSVYDSYTGSLLRSVDTAGVAEAGLKVVVDASNGSAGLVLPSLLGRLGVDALTINPGLDEARPTETADARRSGLVRLGEIVSSARAAFGVRFDPVGERISLVDERGRIVEDDRALLVLLDLVAAERRSGRVALPVTTTRIAEQVAAYHGTQVKWTTTSPDDLTRVCRQESTIFGGDGRGGFIVPESSSVFDGTAAFVRLIGLVARTQLTLSQIDARIPRAHVLRRDLATPWAVKGLVMRHVVEAAGDRSVDTTDGVRVVEADGRWVMVLPDPAEAVTHLWAEGPDDASAQALLDEWSAVVDGAGR, from the coding sequence ATGAAGGCCGTCGTGATGGCCGGTGGCGAAGGGACCCGTCTTCGCCCCATGACCTCGAGCATGCCCAAGCCACTCCTGCCGGTAGCCAACCGGCCGATCATGGAACACGTGCTGCGCCTGCTCAAACGGCACGGGCTCACCGAGACCGTGGTGACCGTTCAGTTCCTCGCCTCACTCGTCAAGAACTACTTCGGTGACGGCGAAGAGCTGGGCATGGAGCTCACCTACGCCAACGAGGAAAAGCCACTCGGCACGGCGGGCAGCGTCAAGAACGCCGAAGAGGCGCTCAAGGACGATGCGTTCCTGGTGATTTCGGGCGACGCCCTCACCGATTTCGACCTCACCGATCTGATCCGGTTCCACAAGGAAAAGGGCGCCCTCGTCACCGTCTGCCTGACCCGTGTGCCCAATCCGCTGGAATTCGGCATCACGATCGTCGACGAGGGTGGAAAGGTCGAGCGTTTCCTGGAGAAGCCGACCTGGGGCCAGGTCTTCTCCGACACCGTGAACACCGGCATCTACGTGATGGAGCCGGAAGTCTTCGACTACGTCCAGCCGGACGTGCCCGTCGACTGGTCGGGAGACGTCTTCCCCCAGTTGATGAAGGAGGGCAAGCCCATCTTCGGCTACGTCGCCGAAGGCTACTGGGAGGACGTCGGCACGCACGAGAGCTACGTCAAGGCCCAGGCGGACGTCCTGGAAGGCAAGGTCGACGTCGACCTCGACGGATTCGAGATCTCACCCGGCGTCTGGGTGGCCGAAGGAGCCGAAGTCCATCCGGACGCGGTCCTGCGCGGACCGCTCTACATCGGTGACTACGCGAAAGTCGAAGCCGGCGCCGAAATCCGCGAACACACCGTCGTGGGATCCAACGTGGTCGTCAAGACCGGCGCCTTCCTCCATAAAGCCGTCGTCCACGACAACGTGTACGTCGGGCAGCAGAGCAACCTGCGCGGCTGTGTCGTCGGGAAGAACACCGACATCATGCGGGCCGCCCGGATCGAGGACGGCGCCGTCATCGGCGACGAGTGCCTCGTCGGCGAGGAATCGATCATCCAGGGAAACGTCCGGGTCTATCCCTTCAAGACCATCGAGGCGGGCGCGTTCGTCAACACCTCGGTCATCTGGGAGTCCCGCAGCCAGGCCCACCTCTTCGGTGCCCGCGGCGTCTCCGGCATCCTGAACGTGGAGATCACCCCGGAGCTCGCGGTGCGGCTCGCCGGTGCGTACGCCACGACCCTGAAGAAGGGCGCGACCGTCACGACGGCGCGTGACCACTCCCGCGGCGCCCGGGCGCTCAAGCGCGCGGTGATCTCCGCGCTCCAGGCCAGCGCCATCGACGTCCGGGACCTGGAGAACGTACCGCTGCCGGTGGCCCGCCAGCAGACGGCCCGGGGCAGCGCCGGCGGCATCATGATCCGTACGACGCCCGGCGTGCCGGACTCGGTGGACATCATGTTCCTCGACGAACGGGGCGCCGACCTGTCCCAGGCGGGACAGCGCAAGCTCGACCGGGTCTACGCCCGCCAGGAGTACCGCCGGGCGTTCCCGGGGGAGATCGGTGACCTGTCCTTCCCCTCCAGCGTCTACGACTCCTACACGGGCTCCCTGCTGCGGTCGGTGGACACGGCCGGGGTCGCCGAGGCCGGCCTGAAGGTCGTCGTCGACGCCTCGAACGGCAGCGCCGGGCTCGTGCTGCCCAGCCTCCTGGGCCGGCTCGGTGTGGACGCGCTGACGATCAATCCCGGCCTGGACGAGGCGCGGCCGACGGAGACCGCCGACGCCCGCCGCTCCGGGCTCGTGCGGCTGGGGGAGATCGTGTCGTCGGCGCGGGCGGCGTTCGGCGTGCGGTTCGACCCCGTGGGCGAGCGCATCTCGCTGGTGGACGAGCGGGGCCGCATCGTGGAGGACGACCGGGCGCTCCTGGTGCTGCTCGACCTCGTCGCCGCCGAGCGGCGCAGCGGCCGGGTGGCCCTGCCGGTGACCACGACGCGGATCGCCGAGCAGGTGGCCGCGTACCACGGGACGCAGGTGAAGTGGACGACCACCTCCCCGGACGACCTCACGCGTGTGTGCCGGCAGGAGTCGACCATCTTCGGCGGCGACGGGCGCGGGGGATTCATCGTCCCGGAGTCCAGCAGCGTCTTCGACGGAACGGCCGCGTTCGTCCGCCTGATCGGGCTGGTGGCCCGTACCCAGCTCACGCTCAGCCAGATAGACGCGCGCATTCCGCGGGCCCACGTCCTGCGCCGCGACCTGGCGACGCCCTGGGCGGTCAAGGGTCTGGTCATGCGGCACGTGGTCGAGGCGGCCGGTGACCGTTCGGTCGACACCACCGACGGAGTGCGGGTGGTGGAGGCCGACGGGCGCTGGGTGATGGTGCTGCCGGACCCGGCGGAGGCCGTGACGCACCTGTGGGCGGAAGGTCCTGACGACGCCTCCGCCCAGGCGTTGCTGGACGAGTGGTCGGCGGTCGTGGACGGCGCCGGGCGCTGA